CTGAATACGGCAAGACGTCCTGAAATGATAGCCGCTCTCTCGGCATGGTTGAAAACGCATGTTCTCAGCGATGGGAGCTGGTTTCGAGTGAACTACATTACTGCCCTTTCGGTTTTGGCACTTATTGAGCTCCAAGAAAAGTGGGAAGCAGATGAGGAGATTGCGGGATTTATCGAACGCGGTATGGGGTGGCTCCGAATGACGCGAAATCGTGACGGCGGATGCCGAGAGGCATTAAACCTGAATGTGTGGGACACAGCATTGAGCATTATTGCACTCACGGAGGTGTACGCGACACACAATGAATCGGGGGTACAAATCCTTCCTACAGATGAACTTACGGATAAAGTGAAACGCGCCGCGCAGTGGCTCGTCACCCATCAAAATGAAGATGGCGGATGGGCGTTTTCAGGATTAGACGATAGCACACTTCCAAGCGATGCCGATGATACAGCACTTGGGACGCTTGCACTGATTCGCTCACTCCTTGTGGATTCACCGATCGATCGAGAGGCATTAGAGAACTCAGTTCAGCGTGGCATTGAATGGTTAAAGACCCAACAGGTACGCGATGGAAGTTGGAGCACATATCAACCCGGTCAAGGAGATGTTGGTTGTGTAAGTATCACAGCACATGCAATTGAAGCACTTCTCGCTTTTGATCAGAGCGATATCCCTGATATACCGTATGTTCGCGAGGCGATGATTACTGGTGTCTACTGGCTCCGCAAACAAATTAATCGCGATGGGTATTGGCGAGATCTCTGGTTAGCGAAAGATACATACGGCACTGCTTGTGCTATAGCAGCATTTGTCAAGGTCGGACTCAAAAATGCTCCCGAAGTTCAGCGTGGTGTCGAATGGTTGGAGCGCACCCAAAATGCGGATGGTGGATGGGGAGAAGATATGTTTGGGAATCCGACTGAAAGCACAGTGGAACAGACGGCTTGGAGCACCTATGCCCTGCTGCTTGCGAATCCCGAAAATACTGCGGCTGAACGGGGGACAGCGTTTCTGCTCAAACACCAGCGAGAAGACGGTTCCTGGCCCGAACAGTGTGTCGGCATCTATTGGGAGATCATCGGCGGTTACGCCGATCCGATTTATGCATCGGTTTTTCCGATACTTGCCCTCAATCAACAATCACAAATATCTCCTTAGGTTTGCATGGAAAGGAAGTCGGGGTTACAGACCCCTCCCACAATATCTATTATTATCCCGATCCTGAACGAAGCGAAGATTCTGGCCCGAACATTGTCCCGACTTCAGCCTGAATTGGGACCTCATGAACTTATCATCGTAGACGGTGGAAGCAGCGATAACTCTGTGTGTATCGCCGAGAAATATGGAAAAGTACTAACATCGGCACGTGGGCGGGCAAAACAGTTAAACGCAGGTGCGGCGGCGGCAACAGGCGACATTCTGCTTTTCCTACATGCAGATGTCTGGCTTGAATCCGGGGCATTGGCGGCAGTAGAAACAGCACTCGCAACCGGTTACATCGGTGGCGGATTCCATCAGAAAATTGATGGCAATAGTATGCTCTATCGTTCGATTGAAAGAGTAGGGGATATCCGAGGCAAATATCTAAAGGTGTTCTATGGGGATAGCGGCATTTTTTTAGCACGCACTAACTTTGAGAAGATCGGCGGTTTTCCGGATATTCCGATTCTGGAAGAAATGGAATTTTCAAAAGGGTTGCGGAAACTCGGTAAAACAACGCTCATCGTGCCACACATCCATTTATCCGCCAGGCGCTGGGAAGCGCGGGGTATCATCCGAACGACATTAAACAACTGGCTGATAACGCTCCTATATTTCCTGAAAGTCTCACCGGAACGGCTTGCCAAACTCTATAGCCATATCCGGTAGCAGCAACCATAGAAAGGCAGACAATACCTTGTCGTCGATTCAAGCAATCGGCAGGCGTGATTAAGCAATAAAGACGTTGGAAATTCGATTCTGGTTTGAAGCGTGGAGGAATTTACTATGAAATGCACACACATTCTTTGTATTCTCTGTCTGATACTGTTCTGCACGAGCATTTATCCGATTTTGGCACAAGCACCCACAACCCCTAAAGTAGCGTTTATGACAGCCCGCAATGGGAATCGGGATATTTACCTAATGAACCCTGATGGTAGTAAGATGGAGAGAATTACTCGGCATCGCGCGATGGATGTCGATCCCAAATGGTCGCCGACGGGTGAACAGATCCTTTTTGAATCCGATCGAGACCGATTTCCATTCAGTTGGGACCTATACCTGATGGATGCCGATGGTGCTAATGTTCGGAGAATTTTTGCCAAATCGATGGATAGAAGCGGGGCAGACTGGTCCTCGGATGGAAAACAGATTGTCTACACGCGCTGGGAGCAAGGGAAATATTTCATTTAC
This genomic stretch from Candidatus Poribacteria bacterium harbors:
- a CDS encoding glycosyltransferase, encoding MERKSGLQTPPTISIIIPILNEAKILARTLSRLQPELGPHELIIVDGGSSDNSVCIAEKYGKVLTSARGRAKQLNAGAAAATGDILLFLHADVWLESGALAAVETALATGYIGGGFHQKIDGNSMLYRSIERVGDIRGKYLKVFYGDSGIFLARTNFEKIGGFPDIPILEEMEFSKGLRKLGKTTLIVPHIHLSARRWEARGIIRTTLNNWLITLLYFLKVSPERLAKLYSHIR